The Epilithonimonas zeae genome contains the following window.
AACATCTTAAAACTTTAACATAAATATTTGGAGTGGGCAATTGAATTTCAGAGTTGGCAAGGATAAAAAGTAAATTAGTAAAGTAATACTGATTGTTATTTACTGATTGCTGAAACTAATTTCCAGAGATTTACGAATATCCGAATTGTAAAAATTCCTGAAATTTTCCTTGAAAATATTGAGCAGATAAATGAATTGATTTTTAGAATTGAGGGTGTTGATGCTGCATATTTTTATTTACCACAAATTTAAAATTGCAAAAATTTTAAAATGAAGTACCGTCATTGATTTTTAGTAGTGGTATTTTTTTTATTAAAACTTTTCGTAACCTTTGTCAATAAGTTGTGAAATTTATATTTTAATAAGTTGTGAAATTTATATTTTTACGTAGATGATTAAAATTTCAAAATGAGATTTTTGGAAAAGTGAGTTCGGGAGATTTTGTTTATTTGGAGTAAAATCTAAATGTATAAACACAAAATTTAATTAAACCCATGAAAAAAATAATACTAAAAATATATTTAGTTCTCTCGATACTTTTGGTGTCAGATGGCGTGCTGTATTATTTCTGGAAAATCAGTTTTGCAGGTTATTACAGTGATGTTATTTTGTTTTGGCTTTGGATCTTAACAAGTTTTTCAGTGATCGTTCTGTTTTGGAAAAAACTATTGGCGAAATTATTATTAGGAACATTGATCGTCGCCTTAATCCTGAGTATTTTGCCGATGATGCTGCCGTTTTACACCATATTTTTTGCGATGACACCTTTCGGTTCCAGAATGCAGAAAGATCTGAATCAAAATTATAGAGCTCAGATTGTTGGTTACAGCATGATGAGGCGTCCCTGGTTGGAAATCATTGAGAAAAAAGGAATTTTTGAACAACAAATTATCCAATGTACAGACCAGGATGTTTTTAAAAATGAGGTGGATTTAAGAATCGGTTCTGCAAAAGATATCCGATTTGATAGTGAAACAGATAATACTTTAACGCTTGTTTTGTTTTATGGCGGACCTAATTACAAAGTTACTTTTGATAAGAAAACAGGGAAAGTTAAAGCCATTGAAACTCATTAGTTAAACTAAAAATTATACTATGAAAATCAATCTTTCGACTTTATTATTAATTATAATTTTCACTTTGCAATCCTGCGGAGAGGAAAAACAGAAAGCAATTGAGAAAAAAGAACCTCAAAAAATAACGGAATTAAAGACCGATTCGGAAGAAGAATATATTACATCGTTTTGCAACTTTGCAGTGATTGTGGACAAAGATGGTTACGTGAACATAAGAGAGAAAGAATCTGCGAACAGTAAAATTATTGGGAAAATAAAATCTGGAGAAGCGGTTTTTATTTTTGAAGATTTGGACACAGATTGGCTGAATATTACTTTTGGTGACGATGAAAAATCTGGATATATACATCGTTCAAGAATAAAATATATCAAAGATTTAGAGAAGATAGCTTCTGTAGATTCCCACAATTACAAGGCTATTTTCCATTTGAATAATATTGACATAGATATCGAAACAGATGATTTTGATTATGAATCTAACAAGAAATATTTTTCAGAAACAGCGAAGGAAGACTTCATAATCAAAAAATATAAAGATCTTGAAATGTGGGGAACAGACGGAACAATTCCTAAAAGTTATTACAAGTCTATCACTGTGAAAATAGGAAATCAGGAAATCGAAATTCCTAAGAAAGATATTCAAGACCTTTTCAATCCCAATAATGATTACACCGAATGTTATTATGACAAAGTAAATAATTCGATATACATCCATTTGTCCAATTCCGACGGAGCGGGTTCTTATGTCGCATTATTCAAAATCGAAAACGGAGTTTATAAAGGGCGACAAGTTGAGATTCCTTTCTGAAAAGTGAATTGAAGATTTAATTTTAAAACCAACAAATATGACCAGATTTTTACTTCAAATAATATTGACATTAGTAAGTTGTTTAGCCTTTGCAAATGATGGCGCATTTTTCGCGAAAGGCAATCAATTGATTCCAATTAACGAAACCGATATTACAGTCAAAAAGGAAATCCTGACTCTTAAAAAAGTTCGAAATCAATTTATAGAAGTCACCGTTTATTATGAGTTTTTCAATCCGAAAGAAGAAAAGAAAATCACCGTTGGCTTTGAAGCTTTTTCGCCGGAAGGAGATGTAGATGGAGCACCAAAAAACGGGCAACATCCATATATGAGAGATTTCAAGGTGGAACTTAATAATTCGGTTTTGAAGTATAACGTCTCATATGTTTCCGACTCGTTGTACAATAAAAATGGGAAGATAAAGTCTTTGGATTTAACCAAATTCAATGGAAACAAAAGCGGGAATTATGTCGATTTTTTCTACGTTTATCACTTTGAAGCCAATTTCAAAAAGGGACTCAATATCATCAAACATACTTACAATTATGACGTTTCTGGTTCGATAGATTACAATTATGAATTTGAATATGTTTTGACCGCGGCCAATCGTTGGGCGAATAAACAGATTGATGATTTTACATTGATTATCGATACTGGCGAGTTCGAAACATTTTCTATTAATAAAACTTTCTTTAAAAATTCTAATGAGTGGTTGATTAACGGAATCGGAAAAACCGAAGATATCAAAGGAAATAAAAACTCTTTTATCGAAAATGATGCATTAAAATTCCACTTACAAAAAGGCAACATTATATTTCAAAAGAAGAATTTCAAAATCACTGGCGATTTGTTCTTATATGCCCAAAACTATTGGGGAAATCAGAATTTGGAATACATTCCGTTCTCTTATTATCAGGAAGATAAAATTGCGGAACCCAAAAATGATTTGGAAAGAAAAATACTCAAAAATTTACCATTTGCAAGACGTGGTTATGTTTTTCAGAATCAGGATTTGAATCAGTTTTACAAAACAATGGAGTGGTATATTCCCAATCCTGATTATAAACCTGAAACAGAAACTCTCACCGAAAGAGAGAAAAAATGGGTGAAAAGGTGGAAATGAAATAATGACGGATGATGATTGCATACTAATCATAAAAAAATAACACAATTAAATTGTAACTAATTTTCAACGAATTGCAAATAATATTTTCAATTTTTTATGATTTTAATTATCTTTAAAAAGTGAACAATTTTATTCTAATCCAAAAATTGTATAACTAAAAAAAACAAACAATGATGAACTTAAAACCAATTTTTATGGCATCTGCGTTGATGCTGTCTGCCAGCAATTTTCTATCGGCAAAAGCCAAAATTCCTATTGGTGAACGAGAAGTATTAAACAAAGTTTACGATTTGCCCAACACAGACGAATTCAAATTAGAAAACGGCGATTATCTGGATTTGGCAACACTTCACAAAGAGTTCAATATCGCTTACATTCTACCTTTGTACATCATGGAAGAACCAAAATTGGTAGGTTATGATGAAAAAACAGATGAATTTTACAACATGCCGGATAAAGAAATGGATGCGATTTTAGCCTCTCAAAAGCTCGAAAAAAATGACCTCAATAAACTTCCTTTTTATACGAGATATGGTGGAAAGCTAGTGGCATTGCTTCTTATTGCTTTTATAATCTGGGGCGCAATTCCTTCCAAGAAAAAGAGAGTAGAACCAACTAATGTCTAAACTTTAAAAACACTAAATACTATGATTACAATTTTTTTTATTATCGGATTTATGGTGCTTTTTTACGGCGGCGTGATGTATTTTATGTACGCAAAAAAGCAAAAAATGAAACAAACTTTGCAAAGCACAGATTTCAAATCAGAGTTTCAACGGGCAGAAACTTACAAATCTAATTTTCTGAACGGCGATTACAGTTATCTGAAAACCCAGATGAACGGAAAACCCATTGATGCATTCAATTTTGCAAACCTTGAATATTCTGGCGCAACTGCTATCAAAGATGGGATGAAAGATTCTTTGAAAAGTATGGCGACTTTGGGAACGGTAAGATATCAAACCGTTCAGACTCCGAAATATTTGATTTTGAGTAATGATGAACTTCACCTTTTGGATACCGATACCGATGGCGATATTAGCAATCATTTGGTGTTTGACAGTCACAGGCTTTCACAATCGAGTCTGGTTGAGATTCCGCAGCAAGGAACAATGAAAGCTTTTGCAAAACAGAAAGGTGATGAGGTGAAAGCATACAAAATTTCTTTAGCAACAGATGATAAACCGATAGAGCTGATTTTGTTTTCGGCGCTTATTTTTACCCACGTGAATACGGCAAGCAACATGCTGTCGATGGATATGCAGAAAATAGTTCAGGAAAATGTAATCGCTAATGACTTTCTCAAAAAACTGGGTGACAAATATCCAAATCTGAAAGTTGATGTTCCTATTTTGAATTAATTGCAACAATAAAAATCTTATAAAAACGTGTAAACAGCTTCTGTTTATGCGTTTTTATCTTAATGCAAGAACACAATGAGAAATAAATTAATATTGATAAATATTTTTGTATCTATTTTTTTTAATGCGCAAAGAGTAGATCTAAGGAAACTTGTTATGAATAGCGATGTAATTGTTTATGTCGAACGTAATGATTTTGAGACTTCTATTGAAAATATTAACGACCATTTTTCCAAATCTTATCTGAAAATTAAAAGCTATCAAAAAATTATTAAAAATTATTCTGATATCAAGTTTGTTAATAAAGATATTTATGAACCTACAGGAAAAAATGATTTCTACAATGATAGTGAACTGAATGAAGGTGGATGCGATGTACTCGGCGATATTATAGAACTTCAGCAAAAAAAATATTACAGCCTGATTTTTTTGGAGAGAAAAAGTAATAATCTCGGTGTTTTAGCTCACATTTGGCGGAAAGATTTTAATTATGAAACCATTATTCAGAAGATAAACTAAATCCAAAAACTTGACAAAATAAAATCTCTGAAAGAACGCTATGAAAAGACATTAGATTACTATCTGGAATATGATGAAATCCGTACCTGGAGCGATGAATTCAAAGATTTTATTTGGTATTATAAAAGAGAAAAAATCCTGCAGACAGATGAATTGATCTTAACCGAAAAACAGTTGAAAGTTGCACTGCAAAAATTTTTGGATGGCAATGAACTTTCTTATTATGATTTTGTCAAAGACAAATATCCAAAAGAAGTGAGAGCGTATTATTTAAAAAAAATGCAAGCTTTTCAAAAGATTGAAAACGAGAACGAAATCGATTTCTATAATTTTAAAGAAGCGTATGAAAGAGCTACCAATACATATTTTATGGATCGAAGCGAACTTGGAGTTCTTAAAGATAAACTGACAGATGATATACCATTTGATGAAAAACAGAAAATAATGATGACACTTATTGATGATGCAAAAATTAAACAAATTAACTGATGAATAAACTGATTCCTTTCCTGAAAAACTCAACGTTTTACTTTCTTGTCATTTTTACAGGGACATTTTTACAGGTTTATTGGGCAATGGGATATTTGTCGGACAAACTATCATCCAGTTGTTTGGATTGCAGTTTTGCTTTGGACACATTATTTATTTCTTTGTTTTCAGCCATTTTTCTCAGCCTGATTTTTATGTTGATTTCAAAAATTAAGAATCTCTATTTAAAACTAATTCCGGAATTTTTCCTGCTTACATTTTGGTGGTTTTTTATAGATTATTCAGATTTTGTAGAAAGAGAATCATCGTGGAGCACTTATCTTTTTAATGAGGAAATTAACGAAACTTTAAATCACAGTTTCTTCCCGATTTTAATAATGTCTGTTATTGTAATTTTTATAATTAATTACCGATCAATTCTCAAAAGAAATGAAACAAGCTGATTACATTCAACTTTTGAAAATCATTGCAGTTCTGGTTTTGTTTATTTTCATTCCAGCTTTGCTGTTCTATCTGGGAATTGTCGTCCCGGAATATTGCGCTTGTGACAAAACGATGTATGAAGGCCAAAAAGGAGTTGATATTTGGGGCGATATAGTCTATTGTGATGGAGAAAGTCAGGATTTTGCTGAGGCATTTTTCCAACTTTTTACGACTGTTCTTTTGGGCTGTTTGGCTCTTCTGGCTTTTATTCGCTTCTTAATTTATAGAATAAAAAAAAATAACAAATGAGAAAAATAATATTACCCTTCATTTTATTTAATTTTTCGTTAGATTTTCAGAAAGAAGGAACATTTTTAACCAAAACAGGATTCTTCTGAGTTTGGCTACATTTTGGATTGATAGAATTGAAAAAACTCAATTAAAAACTCAAACCAATGAAATCAAAAACACTCATAACCATTTTACTAACAGGAATTATATTCTTTGCTTTAGGCTTTTTCGGTAAAGACTTTTATCAAAAGAAACAAAATATTGAGGTTCCGGCCTCAAAAACTCCCGTAGAAAATCCCAAACAAGCAGTTGATAAAAAATCTAATCAGAATACCGATTTTTCTAAAATACTCAAAGGCAAATTCATTCTAAAAGGAGCTGATTACGCAGGATTCGATTTCGTAGACAACCAAACGATTACTTGGACCAACGAAATGTTTCCGATGAATCCCGATACGATGCGGGTGAAATGGATTGATGAAAGAACTTTCGTGGCAACTTTTACCCAAAAAGTCAACGATGATTGTCCGCCGGCCAATTGGATCAGGAAGATAGAATCTTACGACGGTTACCAGTTAATTATCAGGAATTATTGGACGGGTTGGGGGAAATCACCCGATACGTCGGAAGTTTTTTACAAAGAAAATTAATTCCTGAAACGATTTCGTGATGTATTAATTCTAAACCACAACGAATATTTTAAATTGTTATTTTTAAACCTACAAAAACACTAAAAATGAAAAGCTATTTATTCCTGATTATAATATTTTTAAGTCTAAATATTAAGGCTCAAAATCTGAGAGAAGAAATCAAACTGAAAAACTCTGATTTCAAAGTCTATGATATCGATTCCAATGAAAAAGATTCTGATGTTACCAAATATCAGATTATCGATTCCAAAGGCAAAAAATTGGAACACATTGCCAGAATTTTCGACAAGAAGCTGAACAAAGAAACGTTTCTTGGGATTTACAGAAAAAATGATTCTGAAATTCATTTTATAGAATTCAATCAGACCAAAGAAGTGCCGACGCTGAACCATTATGTTTATATTCCTGATGCGAACGGTAAATTGGTTTTAGCCAAAAAAGAAGTCGGCTTAAAAGATTATCCGGCAGATTTGCCTCCAAAATTTAAAAACAATAAACCGATTCATCCGGAATTTGTTGGTGGCGATGCAGAACTAAACAAATGGGTTGAGAAAAATATCACACCAATTCTGAAAAAGGAATTGACTACGAAAGATTTTGTTCTTACTCTGGAAATAGACGAGAACGGAACGGCAACTTTACAGAATCTGTCATTACTTTCATTAAAAAACGAAACGGAAAAAGCCTTGATTGCAAAAATCAGTGAAATGCCCAAATGGAATACGACTGTTCAAGGTTATAAAGTGACTGGTGTGGCTTATGTTCCGGTTTCTAAGCCTTAAATGTTAATAATTAATCTATTTAATGACTATTTTGTTTTTAATTTTATTAATTCCACTTTTAGCAGGAGCTTGGTACGGAATAGATTACCTAGTGAAGAAAATAATGAAGGAAAGGTATAATGTTAAAATTACGTTGATTTCGTTTGTCGTTGCTGTTCCTGTTTTATTTATGATGTTCGTTTATATTTTATTGTCTTTAGCGTTTATGTCGGGAGCTGAGTTTAAAGATTGAATTTATCAAGATGAAAAGACAATTCAGATTTATAGTTACATTTCTATTATTGATTTCAGGATTAATTAATGGATTAAATGGGCAAAATATCAAAGAAATTTTCTATGAGAATGGCACTTTAAAAGAAAAAGGATTACAAAATAAAGCTGGAAGTAGAACTGGTGGATGGAAGTTTTATTACGAACATGGATCATTGTTGCAAGTTGGAACAGACTACGATGAGAAAGGTAATTTCGTAAAGACAGAGAAATATTAGATTAATAACAAATGAAAAAAATTCTAGCCCTATTTACCATAACTACAACATTTATTTTTTCATGCAGTCAGAAAAAACCTGATTGGATAAATAATATTCCGCCAAATCCTACCGAACAAAATCGTCTTGACAAACATCAGCTAAGGAAAAATCTCTGGCATATTTCCGGAATTATTGGTCAGGATATTGAAAACGATCAGGAGTTAATAATTTCGAAAATTGATACAACTGACCAACATTCTATGTATGGAACATCAATAAAATTTAATATCAATAATACTTATTAAGATTCTTATCACGCAAAGTGTGGAAATGATTGCTTTCCTTCATCCAAAGGGAATTATATTTTAAAAGATGAAAATCATATTGCTATCAAGGCTAAAGAATTTCATCAGTCTGGAGATTGTGATGCCAAATCCATACTGCTTGATACAGATTACGTTACATATTATATTTCTCAAACTTCTGACGGAAATCTAAAACTGATTAAAAGTAATGGAAATCCAAAAGAAGACAAACAAAATCAATATTACTCAACTCTTTTTGATAAATATTATGAAGAACTCAGAAATACACAATTAGATTTTAAAACAAAATCAAAGTCCAATGAAAAAAGGGTAGAAGAGTTTCTTGAGGATAAAGCGCATTTGAAAAACTATAAAATCCTGTACACAAGAAAGCAAGATGACTTATTCCTCATCAACCTTGTGAAAAATATGGATGTTAAAAATGATTACTATTTTGTCATCAATGGTTTTAGAAATAATTATGATTATCAAGTGGGTGCTTTTAAAGTAAAGAATCTATAAAAAATTACAAATGAGAATTGTATTTTTAATTTTTATATTCATCATTATTTTAACTGGTTGTAATGAAAAGGATAGTAGTACTCAACAGAAAAATGAAGATATTTTGCCAAATAAAATTGCAGAATCAAATCAAGAAAATAATGTTATTCTAGGAGAAGATCTTCCCGAAATCAATGCTTACGCAAAAAACATCTATAAAAAGAATAATGTTATTTATATAGAAATAGATTTGATTGAAATAAAATATGAAAATGTCGACGATAAAATCATTGTAAATAATAATCCTAAAATAAGAACTTATATTATTGATAAAAGTTCATTAATTTATTCTAATGATTGCAAAGAATTGACCGTATCAGAATTATTTAAAATAAAAGAAAAACTTCTCAAAGACCACTCTATAATTATCGTTGGAACCTCGGAACATGGAAAGATGAAAAGTCTTAATTTTGGTTGTTATGGCTAGTTAAAAATTTAGGTAATTTGATTTAAAATCAATCAGAAGAATCGGATACATTTTAAGTTAGAGATAATTGTTGATCGATTTTTTTATTTTATTGGGAAAATAAATTATAAAATTGAAAACCAGTCTTTTGGCTGATTTTTGTTGTCTTGATGTAACATAATTTATTGAGTCATTGTCTTATCATCAAGTAAGATAAAACTATGAAAACTAAATTTTGCATTCTTATACTAACGCTTTTTTTATGGCAAATTTCCGCACAGAAAACTATCGCTTCAGATAGCATTTCAAGAAAGAAATTGCAAGCCATCAAGAAAGACCAGAATATAAAAATTGACGGGATTTTAGATGACGAGATTTGGAAAAATGTTCCTATAGCAACCAATTTTGTAGAAAGACAACCAAATAACGGAAAGCCTCAAGCCGATAGTTTGAAAACAGAAGTCAAATTTCTTTATGACGACACAGGATTGTACATCGCAGCGCAAATGTACGACCCACAACCTTCAAAAATTTTAAAAGAATTAACAGAAAGAGATAATATTGCGAATGATGATTTTTTTGGAATAATCATCAATGGTTATAATGACCATCAGCAGAGTTTGGAATTCATTGTGACTGCAGCAGGCGTTCAGGTTGATGGAAA
Protein-coding sequences here:
- a CDS encoding SH3 domain-containing protein, which encodes MKINLSTLLLIIIFTLQSCGEEKQKAIEKKEPQKITELKTDSEEEYITSFCNFAVIVDKDGYVNIREKESANSKIIGKIKSGEAVFIFEDLDTDWLNITFGDDEKSGYIHRSRIKYIKDLEKIASVDSHNYKAIFHLNNIDIDIETDDFDYESNKKYFSETAKEDFIIKKYKDLEMWGTDGTIPKSYYKSITVKIGNQEIEIPKKDIQDLFNPNNDYTECYYDKVNNSIYIHLSNSDGAGSYVALFKIENGVYKGRQVEIPF
- a CDS encoding YARHG domain-containing protein, with translation MTRFLLQIILTLVSCLAFANDGAFFAKGNQLIPINETDITVKKEILTLKKVRNQFIEVTVYYEFFNPKEEKKITVGFEAFSPEGDVDGAPKNGQHPYMRDFKVELNNSVLKYNVSYVSDSLYNKNGKIKSLDLTKFNGNKSGNYVDFFYVYHFEANFKKGLNIIKHTYNYDVSGSIDYNYEFEYVLTAANRWANKQIDDFTLIIDTGEFETFSINKTFFKNSNEWLINGIGKTEDIKGNKNSFIENDALKFHLQKGNIIFQKKNFKITGDLFLYAQNYWGNQNLEYIPFSYYQEDKIAEPKNDLERKILKNLPFARRGYVFQNQDLNQFYKTMEWYIPNPDYKPETETLTEREKKWVKRWK